AATCTGCCCTCCGGTTCCGCGGTGCGTTCAGGCGCTTCGCGGCGCCCTCTGCTGCGGCTtgctcctgctcttcctccccgctgctcttcctcctccgcctcctcctcctcctcctcctctgcctcccccgTGCTTGTGCTTCtcccccctctctttctccttgtgTAGCTCCACCAGGAAGTCGCCATGGCGACGGTGGTTGCGTGGGGGGCGGTACCCGAGAGCCTTGCAGTGCTGGCCCAGGTTGGCGGGGTGGATGAGCGCCATCACGTCGTCGTACCAGGGCTGGCTCCCCGCGTTCTGATAGGCCGAGCCGGaccaggaggccaggaggcggTTGGTGGACGGGCTCCAGACGGCCAGGCGGACGGTGACCGCGGTCCAGTGGTAGCCGTGCTCCTCCACCTGGCAGTGGTACACGCCGCCGTGCGACAGCTCGGCCCGGCGAATCAGGACGCCCCGCTCGATCACCACCAGCTGGTCACCTGTGACCACCTGCAGAGCATCAGACAAGTCGGACGATCAGAGAGCGGAGGTGAGAAAGGGAAGCGTTCCACTCTGGGTGTGTCACTGATCAGAGTTACTGACACGTCCAGTGGAGTAAGACTTTGCtcatgagaaaaagaaaagaaacgtcTGAAGATCCAAAGGAAAGGTGTTCCCACCTGGTTGAGTTCGGGACTGTTCTCTCCGGCCTGTTTGTACCAGGTGACGGCAGCGTGTCTGGAGCGCGGCAGACACTCCAGGTAGGTGCTGTTACCTTCTGCCACCATCATCACCCTCTGCTcggcctccacctgcagcccggCTGAGACAAATCAAGGAAACGTGATGGCTCCCAGCTCGGACTTTCTCATTCTGCATCTATTGCTTCTATTGTTGCAGCGAATTATTTCCACAACTCTTTATTTATCAGTGTATTGAAAGAGTCGTAGCAGATgaatatattcatttttatagtgaatattattcatgttttcCATGATACTGGAATATAtatgaataaatacatacaaagtgcatttttttcataGACATGTAAAACTAGCCATTCTGTTCTCtatattttccttttaattatttttctgaCTTCTTATCAATAGTCCAAAGATAGAACTTGCCATATGTTGAGCGACACAAATTCAATAGTCTTGGATTCTGACGCTTTGCATATGCTGCCGGCCTACGGTTATTACAGCGTAAATAAAGAATGTTGATGGCATACAAATGACAGCTGGAATTAAAGCCGTCATTAAAGCGCTGAATGGAGTCAGCTGCTCACCTCCCTGCCTGACACACTGCGTTAGTGGATCCTCGTCCTCCCCTAAATGACGAGCGttcctcctgcagagacacagacgtCACAGTCAACACAGAATCACAGCCCTCCAGATCGCTGCGGGACGCGAGACGGAGCGAACCCAGCAGTCTCATTCACAAAGCCGGCTTAATTAAAGTCAAGTAAATGAAGTGTTCATGACGTCCAATATCCGATGAAGATAATGTAGTCTCACTGGAGGCTCCATACCTGCGCACGGTGGGCATGTAGGGGCTGCAGGCGTGCCCGTCCCAGGTGCAGTAGGGGTCTCTGGCCAGGCAGCACTCGGCGCAGGCCTGACCGTACAGCTCACACTGGTACAGGGCCAGCTGGGACACGCCCTCCCTGGAGCCCACAAACAACCACTGCTGGGGGGGAAGCATGAGAGGCAGGAGGTGAATATGGGAGGGAaacggagaggaggaagaagaccaTGAGCAAAGCGTGGTCAAGGAAGCGGTGGAGGGTAATGGAGGGTgtgatggaggggaaaaaagactATTAAGTTCAGAGTCGCAGACACACGCTGACAATCAGCAGCAACAACCGGcgtgttttcactgtgagtcACACATCAAACTCACACTGTAACAATGTCAGAGCATGGccacggggtgtgtgtgtgtgagtgtgtgtgagtgtgtgtgtggtagtgtGTGTAACTCTTCATTATTGTGCGGAGTGAGGTGGGGTAACCATGGCAACTGGTGATGAAGTTGTCCTTGGAGATGCAAGGTGGAGAGATAAGTGATAAGAATGAGAGAGTTTGAAAGtttgagtctctctctctctctctctctcattctcactctcactctcactctctctctctctctctctctcttattaCCTTTTTCTTCGAGAGCGTCATGGCTGTCACGGGTGATTTGTGctgtgaggagaagaaaaaacaagtgaGAAACATTCCAAGCATACACCAAATacaagatagatagataaaaagaAGGATGGATAGACAGATATTGAAATAATTCAATGTTGAATAAGAAAAGGGGCAGAGAGGTGCTTGTCTCTGGGTGCGGCTGCAGGCCGCAGCCATTTAAAGCCGTTTCTAGCCGCTCACTGAACTGCTCTCAGTTGTGTAAAGTTTACAGCACcgagcagaaaaaacaaactcgGGCTCGACCACACTTAAACAATGAAGTCTACGCCACATCACTCAcaagtcagtgtgttttttttctcttcttcggGGGTTTCTGCCTCCAGTGGAAATAAGGTTGAATCGAGcttataaaacaattttttttttttttttttttacataatatgGTAagtgactgcagctgctggagctaatGTGAGTGTTTCTAGCACTGGATATAGTGGAAGCAGTCAGCATCAGTGAAAAACCAACCAAAAAATTGATGTAATGGTGAATTTTTAGCAGACTCTGTGTTCTCACATTTCACAGAGCGCTGCACTGTTCTTCTGTCtgttgaaaatcattgaaaaccATACACATGCTTTACGTTTTCTCAGTGTCAGCATTGCGTGCTGGGATGTTTAAGTCGATGTTTTCAATTAATATCCATGTGGCACGAACAGAATTTGTCGCATCAGGCCTGGATTTATTCTTCTCATGTGCACTGATATGAAAAGTCTGCGCTGCACTGTATTTTTAATATCAGTGTCTGCCTAGACTTGGCAGGGGAGTGTTACCGTTGGATTATTAATTTGCAGGGGAACATCCAACGCAACAGATACATCAaataaaattgtgaaaaaaaagactgttttctGTACCTGAAAGACCTGAAGCTGCTCCAGAGTGACCTCCTGGCTCTGGCCGTGCTCTCGGGGCAGATGGACGGCCTTCAGCACCAGTCCGGagtctgaagaaacaaacatttcattaGAATAtccagagtttgcatgttctccctttgcgTGAGTGTTTGATTTTGTCAGTGTGCTCTGGTTTCTTCGCACAGTCCAGAAACAGCCATTCAAAATTCCCGGTCTATaagaatgtgactgtgtgtagAAAATTCACGGATTTAGGTTGTGAAATTCCAGCCGACCTGTGCCGATGAAGAGGACGTCGTAGGTGCCGTCCACGGCCTCCACCCTGTCCACCAACAGTTTGCTGAACTTGTAGTGAACGCCCACTCTGACCAGGAGCGGCCGCTCTCCCAGAGGCAGCACattttcctggaaaaaaaaaaaaaaaaaaaaaaaaggcaggaatTTGCAATTAGAGGGATGCACCACATTAAAGTGTGATATATAAGACGACAATATTTCAGAGTATTTTTCCCAGTAAGAGCCTCATTAATATGATGGAGGGTTCACGCTCGGAGGGGGCGCCCCGTTACCGCCGGCCGTCTgctgatttaatttaatttcttatTTTCACTTTAGAGTTTGAGTAAAAATAGAGAGAAAGATTGCTTGACCCACTGGTCAACAGGCTGCAGTCTAATTACATTAGGTTGGGCTAATTCAATAAAGTGAGAAAACAGCTGAACCTGCAGCAGCGGGTGAGTCCTGCTGAAGAAAATGACGTCGTCCGGATACTCTCGGGTGGAGCTGTAGCTTCCGTATGTGCTGCTGGGACACTGGGAGCAAGACATAAGGGTGAAACCGCTCATTATTCTATTTAACACGGcaaagcattttttcttttaacatttatgtccatttttttctgaatatctATGAGAATTCATCTTACTACTTTTATGGGCATTTTTTTTATAGCTTTCATCAGGCAATACACAGAGTTCTCACAAACCAGTCAAAGTTGGAAGCATATTAGGAGCATCGAAAAATCATATTAGATAGGACAATAAATCGGAAAAAAATATACTGATTGTTAAAAACAATGGAGCGTAATGGTTGATTCACATCAGGATCACATTATTATCTCTGTGTACAGCACAGAAACATGTTCTGCTGCTGAGGGAGAAGGTGTTGAGCATAGACGTACCGTCCCTGGGCGAGGATAGGGCACCTTGCCCGTAAACTCTGCCCACTTATACTGAGGCCCCTCCTTGTGAAGGAAGTTCCCTTTGAAAGCCCGAACCACATCCTCCATTCGGTAAACGCACACGGCTGAACCGTTCAGGATGTCACTGAGGGTTAAGGaacatgaaaaggaaaacattctcagaatgaaacaaaaaaaaaaagaaaagaaagaaacaacttTCCACCACTTATTCCTCCACCCTGCCTGAATAAAAACATAAGCTGAGTgccccttttttttatttcactcgATCAGTTGCAATGCTcttttcacagtaaatgaaacAGGAAGGCGATGCGCCGTGCGAGGGGCAGTGACTCATTGCGGCTTTGCAGCTTGAACGCATCAAGCCGACTGCTTCCAGCTCGTTTGGGGGAATTGTGCTGCTTTCTGGTCCCTGCAACGGCACAACCTAAAGCTTTCACTTCAGTCACATTCAACGTTTCTGGAAGGTTTAAACAAAAGTGTGTAAAAGTTGAGGCTTGTAGCAaaggagaacaaaaacagagagagaaaaaaaggttgACAGGAGTGACTCATTTGAGAATGATCACAACAATTTGTTGGAGCAGGAGCATGTTTAAAATATTCAGGGCAGTGGCTCCCGAGGGCTGGAGCTCAATATGACTTTAGAGGGTCGTCTCTTTTTTAAGAAGGAGGCAATCGGAAACCAGATTAACATCAGGTGCAGAAACAGGCCAAACAAGTCAAAAGAAGGATGCAAAAA
The DNA window shown above is from Salarias fasciatus chromosome 20, fSalaFa1.1, whole genome shotgun sequence and carries:
- the sema3h gene encoding sema domain, immunoglobulin domain (Ig), short basic domain, secreted, (semaphorin) 3H isoform X1, which translates into the protein MHWLLTLTAVLLAHLGVSLTGAWRASQPRLQFSHSELIQNGRLLTLPLVAGDLHSLLPDEDRRRLYVAMKDNLLSTSLDDITQNPRKLYWPASPDRVQECLMAGKDPEMECANFLRVLQPFNQTHLYVCGTGAFNPRCAFIATSVFHQSEYQTFSYSQTECGKGKCPYDPLQRTASAVVDGELYAGITSDFMSRDSAFFRSLGSRHVIRTEQYDSTWMQDAQFVRVAPLSETDNPEDDKVYVFFTERAQEAEGAAGKVLYSRVARVCKNDIGGQRSLVNKWSTFQKARMVCSVPGPDGLQTHFDQLQDIFILHGKDKKNPLIYGLFTTSSDILNGSAVCVYRMEDVVRAFKGNFLHKEGPQYKWAEFTGKVPYPRPGTCPSSTYGSYSSTREYPDDVIFFSRTHPLLQENVLPLGERPLLVRVGVHYKFSKLLVDRVEAVDGTYDVLFIGTDSGLVLKAVHLPREHGQSQEVTLEQLQVFQHKSPVTAMTLSKKKQWLFVGSREGVSQLALYQCELYGQACAECCLARDPYCTWDGHACSPYMPTVRRRNARHLGEDEDPLTQCVRQGAGLQVEAEQRVMMVAEGNSTYLECLPRSRHAAVTWYKQAGENSPELNQVVTGDQLVVIERGVLIRRAELSHGGVYHCQVEEHGYHWTAVTVRLAVWSPSTNRLLASWSGSAYQNAGSQPWYDDVMALIHPANLGQHCKALGYRPPRNHRRHGDFLVELHKEKERGEKHKHGGGRGGGGGGGGGGRAAGRKSRSKPQQRAPRSA
- the sema3h gene encoding sema domain, immunoglobulin domain (Ig), short basic domain, secreted, (semaphorin) 3H isoform X2; translation: MHWLLTLTAVLLAHLGVSLTGAWRASQPRLQFSHSELIQNGRLLTLPLVAGDLHSLLPDEDRRRLYVAMKDNLLSTSLDDITQNPRKLYWPASPDRVQECLMAGKDPEMECANFLRVLQPFNQTHLYVCGTGAFNPRCAFIATSVFHQSEYQTFSYSQTECGKGKCPYDPLQRTASAVVDGELYAGITSDFMSRDSAFFRSLGSRHVIRTEQYDSTWMQDAQFVRVAPLSETDNPEDDKVYVFFTERAQEAEGAAGKVLYSRVARVCKNDIGGQRSLVNKWSTFQKARMVCSVPGPDGLQTHFDQLQDIFILHGKDKKNPLIYGLFTTSSDILNGSAVCVYRMEDVVRAFKGNFLHKEGPQYKWAEFTGKVPYPRPGTCPSSTYGSYSSTREYPDDVIFFSRTHPLLQENVLPLGERPLLVRVGVHYKFSKLLVDRVEAVDGTYDVLFIGTDSGLVLKAVHLPREHGQSQEVTLEQLQVFQHKSPVTAMTLSKKKWLFVGSREGVSQLALYQCELYGQACAECCLARDPYCTWDGHACSPYMPTVRRRNARHLGEDEDPLTQCVRQGAGLQVEAEQRVMMVAEGNSTYLECLPRSRHAAVTWYKQAGENSPELNQVVTGDQLVVIERGVLIRRAELSHGGVYHCQVEEHGYHWTAVTVRLAVWSPSTNRLLASWSGSAYQNAGSQPWYDDVMALIHPANLGQHCKALGYRPPRNHRRHGDFLVELHKEKERGEKHKHGGGRGGGGGGGGGGRAAGRKSRSKPQQRAPRSA